In Sphingobacterium sp. R2, the genomic stretch AGATTTAAGCAGTTGGTCTATGATTGAACCGCTCGTTGCGACCACAGGTACAGTAGAGAAATATGGAATCGAAACAGATGCAGAACTATTGGAATGCCCGGATTTATTTAAAATGGGCAATAAATGGTATCTCTTGTTTTCGCGGATCAACCGGGATGAACACCGCAAGACATTTTATCGTGTTGCGGATTCTCCGGATGGCCCCTGGACGATCTGTCGGGATGCCGAAGGTCATCATGAAACCTTTGATGGACTTTATCTTTATTCGGGCAAGACGGCTAGCGACGGTACAACACGTTATCTTTCGGGCTGGTGTTCGACCGGGCAAACAGTAAATAATAACAACGAACTGCCCTGGGCTGGAAATTTAATTTCACACCAGTTGGTTCAGGGAGCTTCAGGACGTTTATATCCTAAAATTCCGGAAGCCCTAAACAGTAAATTCAATAAGGAAGTCGCCTTTGAAAAACTGAGCAATGTTGGTCAAGTTTCCGAATCGAATAAAACCTATAGTTTGACAGCGCAATCGGGCGGAAGAAGTTATGCACAATTTAACCGGAACACTTCATCCGTGAAAGTGACAATGACGATTGATGCTTCCCAATCCAGCAAATTTGGTTTTTCATTTGGCGCATGTGATGATCCGACCGAAGTATATAGCATTGCTTTTGATCTGACTTCATCCAATCGCTGGAATATGCCCGCACTGTTTATGAACAAAGAGGCACGCAATGGCAGCGGAAGCAAAACAGAACTCAATTTTACGCCACTTACAGTACCGACCAACCGGATTTTTAACGTGAAAATTATTATTGAAAAATCGATTGGTATCGTCTATGTGAATGATCGTGTTGCTTTTACCAACCGGATCTATAAAATGGATCAAAACCCTTGGACTATTTTCGCGGATCAAGGAACAGTAAAAGTGAATGGGTTGAAAATCGAAAAATCTTCCTAATAATTGAGACGATATTTGCCTATTGAAGCGAACAATAACCTAATTAGAAATGTAAACAAAGGAAAAATGATAAAATTAAAGAAATACAGTGTTTTAATGCTCCTGCTAGGTGTTTTTGGTACAAGTCTGGCACAGACGGGACAGCATAAACAAGGAGATCCCGAAGAGAAGTATCGTCCACTTTACCATTTTACCCCACAGCAGGGCTGGATGAACGACCCCAATGGACTGGTTTATCTGGACGGTAATTATCATCTTTTTTTTCAGCATAATCCCGAAAAACCCGTTTGGGGGCCTATGCATTGGGGCCATGCGATCAGTAAAGATTTAATCCATTGGGACGAGCAGAACATCGCATTGTATCCCGATAGTTTGGGGACTATTTTCTCCGGTAGTGCTGTAATCGATAAAGATAACACGGCAGGTTTTGGAAAAGGTGCTATGGTCGCTATTTTTACCCATCACAATCATCAGGAAGAGGACCGAAAAACAGGATTGCATCAAAATCAAAGTTTGGCTTATAGTTTGGATAAGGGGCTTACCTGGACGAAGTATACAGGCAATCCGGTATTGCCAAACCCGGGCATATGGGATTTCAGAGATCCAAAGGTGATGTGGCATGTGCATAGCCAGCGTTGGATTATGACCTTGGCTACAAAAGATTGTATTACTTTCTATTCTTCCAAAGATTTGAAAACATGGCAGAAGGAAAGTGAGTTTGGCAAAGAGGTGGGGGCCCATGGCGGTGTCTGGGAATGCCCTGATCTTATCCCCATGGATTACAAAGGAGCTACAAAATGGGTTTTGCTGGTGAGCATCAATCCAGGTGGACCCAACGGTGGCTCGGTGACACAATATTTTGTGGGTGACTTTGATGGGCATCAGTTCCGAACAGCGGATACTAAAATAAAGTGGTTGGATTGGGGACCCGATAACTATGCTGGCGTAACCTGGAGTAACCTAGGGGATAGGCACCTGATGATTGGCTGGATGAGCAACTGGCAATATGCCAATGTGGTTCCTACCACAAAATGGCGTTCCTCCTCAACCATACCCCGTGT encodes the following:
- a CDS encoding glycoside hydrolase domain-containing protein, which gives rise to MRPKMYLFPTVFLLSLLTSCKNGDESSTGLDRPMEILPVDSSTACITGQEVGPYQRFYRPQQGFVGDPMPYYNANDNKFYLFYLYENANRHPIYSTRTSDYGTFEGYTEVLSSGAVGSQDEWIGTGSFIKKGTLYYCFYTGHNNIFTPAEKIMLATSTDLMNWTKQPAMALQAAPGYDRNNFRDPQVYWDEGRNAYVMLVTTRKDGKGMLARYQSTDLSSWSMIEPLVATTGTVEKYGIETDAELLECPDLFKMGNKWYLLFSRINRDEHRKTFYRVADSPDGPWTICRDAEGHHETFDGLYLYSGKTASDGTTRYLSGWCSTGQTVNNNNELPWAGNLISHQLVQGASGRLYPKIPEALNSKFNKEVAFEKLSNVGQVSESNKTYSLTAQSGGRSYAQFNRNTSSVKVTMTIDASQSSKFGFSFGACDDPTEVYSIAFDLTSSNRWNMPALFMNKEARNGSGSKTELNFTPLTVPTNRIFNVKIIIEKSIGIVYVNDRVAFTNRIYKMDQNPWTIFADQGTVKVNGLKIEKSS
- a CDS encoding glycoside hydrolase family 32 protein — translated: MIKLKKYSVLMLLLGVFGTSLAQTGQHKQGDPEEKYRPLYHFTPQQGWMNDPNGLVYLDGNYHLFFQHNPEKPVWGPMHWGHAISKDLIHWDEQNIALYPDSLGTIFSGSAVIDKDNTAGFGKGAMVAIFTHHNHQEEDRKTGLHQNQSLAYSLDKGLTWTKYTGNPVLPNPGIWDFRDPKVMWHVHSQRWIMTLATKDCITFYSSKDLKTWQKESEFGKEVGAHGGVWECPDLIPMDYKGATKWVLLVSINPGGPNGGSVTQYFVGDFDGHQFRTADTKIKWLDWGPDNYAGVTWSNLGDRHLMIGWMSNWQYANVVPTTKWRSSSTIPRVLSLGKVGQSFYVSSTVPKEIETAFRPLKKYHGGGTKEVSFEQYLPQAYRLDLKDLKQQAFKVILSNESGDELVIGYREDQNSYYIDRSKSGEVSFNGDFSMTALAQRLLNKGALSFSLYVDVSSVELFADGGLTVMTGLFFPKTPITKLRIVGDKKLEFKELSISKFSTQ